The Labrus bergylta chromosome 23, fLabBer1.1, whole genome shotgun sequence genome includes the window ATTGCATGTATTGAAGACAATGCAAAATGAAAAGAGGCTCTGATAAAACAATTAAACCCCCAAATTTAATTCACAAACTACTGGTGAAAAAAAGATCGACTAACTGTTGAGTATTCCAACAACTATCCAGAGAAGTGCAGAACATGACTAGAGAATTAGATATTTCCAGTgtcttgagagagagagatgagattACAAAGCATGCATAATACTCACCCGTGAGCTTGCAGTGGTTGCTGGCTATTAAATTTCCTCACTGGCCGAGACAAGTTTGAAGAAAAGCGTTATCGTAAATAGGGTGTGTCCTGAGggatgtcacacacactcaaaactgACTGCCCCATCAGTTTGTAAGCTTGTACTAAAAAAATACGCTCACACAACAGTTAGTGATATCAACATAACATAAAATAGTCTAACTTTTGACAGCAGAAGGAATGACACAATAATGTTAAGTAAGATAAATGCATCAGCTCATCtggttattatcattatttttcattttttattttttttattttaatgacatATTGCTGTGCAGGAAGGTGCATCATATTTTCCTGTAGACGGATCAGTTTTGTCAGTGAAAtcttaataaaacaacattatgtCCGCAGTTACTGTGCAGATTGTCACCCGGCAAGACAAACTCAGGGCAAAATGACGCACCCGATCGAATTGGGAGGAGTTCCATCCGATGACGTAATGACGTTCGGTATGCGACGAAACCaggaaataaaagtaaacaacGCCGAGACAAGGAAGACAAAAATGACAAGTAGCGTtagtttttcctctttattccGAGTTTGCGGGCTTTGTGGGCATATGTTCACAATGCATGTCGGATTCATACCGCGATAAGGACAGGCTGAAAAGTGGTGAGACTTCCGTAGAGTCGGTACGGCAGCTGCTAATGATAGCTAGCTGGATATCGTCATTCTTGtatcatttagattttttttttttttttttttacatgatgcaATTCTTGCCCACCATTTACTCCCTCTTTGTCAGCTGCTGTTTTACTGAGTTTGTTCGCgtgtctgcactttttttttttcagattcagCAATGTTAGCCTTGAGATCGTCCGAGGAGGAGTCCCCAGAGATGGAGGACATGGACACCTCAGAGCCGAACTGGTGCTGGTTCTACTTGGCTGAGTGTGGGGTGTGGCATATGTTTGAGGTAGTCACAAGACAACTtcccaaatcacaacacacacacacacacaaagtaattctattctatgtaattccacacacacacacacacacacacacacacacatacatccctccctccctatgTGTGAAGACTCAGCACAGTTCAATGTCAGTGAGTTGAGGTCTGTTCATCAGTAAAAGTCCTGGGTGTTGTTTTCAGCTGGCACGAAAAATGCCAGTCGGCTGCTAATCCTTAGAGCCTTACTGTAAATCCCATTGTATTGTAAGTTTCCAGTCACCTATTTCCTCTGCGTAAAGGTTAGACATTAGTGAACCTAATAAAAGTAcaatcagtttactgcacatattgcacaagtgtactttttctttcaattttattttattttatttaccattttgtaccttttgcacaatttagaatttattactgtaaatatcatttatcttatttttacctcattttattttatctattttaccttatcttttGGTGAgctaaaatagataaaatatctatcttatatatattttatctatatatatttaatatatatcttttggttgtattgtattgcaccgtgggacggagacaaacgcaatttcgattccactgtatgtctggcatattttgaaattgacaataaagttgactttgactttgaaaaaaaaaaaaaaaagaagctgccCCCATAAGCTGATTTATATTTCATTATATTCAAGATAAATTGTAAAACTCCTCACATGTGAGAATTTACTGGCTTTCTTGGTTTTACTTTGTTGtaagttttttttagctgttggACGAAGCAAAACATTTGATTCAATCCCAAAGTTTTCTAGAACATTTACTAGTTGCAATATTTTCTCGTAAAGTCAAGACAAAACAATGGAAGACAGTTCTATGCATTGGACTGCcgttaaatgtttacatcactgctcaTCTGCAGATTAACCTCTTACTTTTTCCTCAAAAAACGTGTTTAagatttcattaaataaataaaaaaaggatatcTTAAATTGATTGTTTTAagtgaaaaacagaaaggaaatTGAAGATATTCAACATTATCTTTAGACAATAAAAGGCAGTAAAGGctacagaatttttttttaagtgtaaaaaaataaacttttgtaTGAATAGTTCAACTTCATTTTCTAAAAAAGTAACACATTAATTCCAGTTCTCCAATAAACTTATTTATCTTCATTATTATTCCTGTCAGATTGATCCCAGTGCGGCCTGCTCTGTGACCAGTGCTCAGATCGAGCAGTGCTACAACAGGAACCAGCGGGGCGTCATGGAGTTCTACACGGCTAAGTACACCTACAGACTGGACTTCTCAGGTAGAGTCATACTGATGGCACTTCATCACACAGATGATAATCTGAACTTTTGATCATACGGTTATGATGACCTTCATCTGATTTCTCACCAGCTATGCGGCAAATCAACGTAACAACAGGGAAGCAGCGGCCAATCAAGCGTTCCCTCCATTCTGCAACTGGTTTCAGGTAATATGTGATGCTTTGTTGTGAACAATTAGAGAACCTGAGCTGCCCTGGAGCTGAATATTTTGAAATATTGACGAAAGACTTTCTGTATCATGCACTgatttcttagttttttttctttatgacaTCATTCTGTAACGGTGGCATTAGTGGATTGACGAGATTCAAACccctctttctcactctcttaTTTGTTCTTACTCTATCAGGTTTATTTGTGATAATCTTGCCTTGCCTGTTCCGTGTCACTGGGAGAGAATCAATACTGATGAGCCCTATCAGGTGAGTACAATTACACATATCCACTTagttttgaacacacacacacaccacacacacatgcatacgtATTTAGTGCTCAACAGGGTTAGCTTCTTGTCTTGGTCGGGTCATTTTCTTTTATGGAAATTTTGCTGATTCATGGTGTCGCACCGTCCCTGCAGGTATTTCAGCAGCACATCGATGCTGTCAAGATCTCATCCCAAACATTCTGTTAAGATGACATTTGGAAACACAAATGTTTGCTCACTTCAGCGTTTACAAACTGCATTTCAAAccttcaaagatttattttgaaattacaaACTAAATCCAACTTTTATCATCTCAAAACTGCAAATGACTCAACTCCTGATTATAAAAGATCTGATTGCAAGAGcattgaaaacaaaagtgaaaaaaataatccagcCATTTATGACTGTTTCAGATAcagattcaagattttttattgtcccacaaggggaaatttgcgttgcaacaggagcacacagaagacaagaaacacaaggacaacatcaccacaaaacataaaccaaaacaaatgtaaaaaaaaatcagacaacacagcaaaatataaaaccaaataaaaacagcgcaatataatcagtcaagagcccaaaccagaatggaaattcaagttattaaagtgcaaagtggaggtgtgcaaatgtgcaaaaagagcaacaaataccTAATTGTTGTATAACATATTAATTGCACTTGGtaaaaatgagacctggagtcttttagtcttcctcacaggagctctaaaacgACGACCTGAGGGTTaaaggtcaaactcactgtgaagtgggTGATCTGGGATCACAAGTATGGCCCTAGCTTTCCTCAGGACCTGCTGATTATACAAGCCCAACCTGACACCTCCCTGAGattctgctgcttgtttttacaagtctCCCAAGTCTATTCTTGTTTGACAAGTTCAGTTAAAACAGATTCaataaaacttt containing:
- the LOC109998118 gene encoding protein mono-ADP-ribosyltransferase PARP11 isoform X2 — protein: MSDSYRDKDRLKSDSAMLALRSSEEESPEMEDMDTSEPNWCWFYLAECGVWHMFEIDPSAACSVTSAQIEQCYNRNQRGVMEFYTAKYTYRLDFSAMRQINVTTGKQRPIKRSLHSATGFRFICDNLALPVPCHWERINTDEPYQLVQLGRDTYEFKEVARLYDRTMDHPIKCIQRIQNLDLWEFFCRKPSCEKSSARWTLRSGCCFTAQDTATYKLYVLLTLTGGSQVAMAMSMAKGATLLGMLNIPVNSATPQGSTAPPCRDTDSPRQYLLASRLTRQCF